Proteins encoded in a region of the Neodiprion virginianus isolate iyNeoVirg1 chromosome 2, iyNeoVirg1.1, whole genome shotgun sequence genome:
- the LOC124298034 gene encoding F-actin-capping protein subunit beta → MSEQQMDCALDLMRRLPPQQIEKNLSDLIDLVPTLCEDLLSSVDQPLKIAKDKESGKDYLLCDYNRDGDSYRSPWSNTYDPPLEDGSMPSERLRKLEIDANHAFDQYRELYFEGGVSSVYLWDLDHGFAGVILIKKAGDGSKKIKGCWDSIHVVEVQEKSTGRTAHYKLTSTAMLWLQTNKHGSGTMNLGGSLTRQVEQDAALSETSPHIANIGRMVEDMENKIRNTLNEIYFSKTKDIVNGLRSVQLLADQRQQAALKQDLAAALQKRNANN, encoded by the exons ATG TCGGAACAACAAATGGATTGTGCGTTGGATCTCATGAGACGCTTACCCCCccagcaaattgaaaaaaatctcagtGATTTGATTGACCTTGTACCAACTTTGTGTGAAGACTTATTGTCCTCCGTTGACCAGCCTTTAAAAATAGCCAAGGATAAAGAATCTGGTAAAGATTACCTTTTATGTGACTATAATCGAGATGGAGATTCATACAG GTCACCATGGAGCAACACGTATGATCCACCTTTGGAAGATGGATCGATGCCTTCTGAAAGGCTAAGGAAATTGGAGATAGATGCCAATCATGCATTTGACCAATATCGAGAATTATACTTCGAAGGTGGTGTATCGTCGGTTTATTTATGGGACCTGGATCATGGTTTTGCAGgagtaatattaataaaaaaggCAGGTGATGGTTCAAAGAAGATAAAAGGCTGCTGGGATTCGATACACGTTGTTGAAGTACAAGAGAAATCTACGGGCAGAACTGCCCACTACAAATTAACATCTACAGCCATGCTCTGGTTACAGACAAACAAACATGGTTCTGGAACTATGAATCTTGGTGGAAGTTTAACTAGACAG gTCGAACAGGATGCGGCACTAAGCGAGACATCACCTCATATTGCCAACATTGGTCGAATGGTAGAGgatatggaaaataaaattcgaaatacgCTGAACGAGATATATTTTAGCAAAACAAAAGATATAGTGAACGGTTTAAGATCGGTCCAATTACTGGCGGATCAAAGACAACAGGCTGCACTTAAGCAAGATTTAGCTGCAGCATTGCAAAAAAGGAATGCGAATAATTGA
- the LOC124298038 gene encoding uncharacterized protein LOC124298038, with product MADAIARREARRKRILENSETRLQRITSGQRIGHEDVHPDLTQPKNDDLVKTYLEHQDYVTLTESLPNNLHRREGSSMDDIPALMNHIVQNETQNNTVTNKVTNVPNNDNKNASIKKVFQSADAGVLFSVFGNKWTLVLLAALVNILYLLQLQRFCGKDILVPFFTLVLVRLHLFENKAEMQGGNMLSAVLILCSVDPKLVRNLRWVMRICRKVVEEFSIYIFSFIVLHNVASLY from the exons ATGGCAGACGCGATTGCTAGACGAGAGGCTCGGCGTAaacgaattttggaaaattcagAGACTCGATTGCAAAGAATTACTAGTGGACAGCGTATCGGACACgaag ATGTTCATCCTGACCTAACCCAACCAAAGAATGACGATTTGGTCAAAACTTATTTAGAACATCAAGATTACGTAACCCTAACAGAATCATTGCCAAATAATTTACATAGGCGTGAGGGTTCATCTATGGATGATATTCCTGCTTTGATGAACCATATTGTACAGAATGAGACACAGAACAATACTGTTACAAACAAAGTTACGAATGTACCAAACAATGATAATAAGAATGCTTCTAtcaaaaaagtatttcaatcTGCCGATGCAGGTGTGTTATTCAGTGTATTTGGAAACAAATGGACGCTCGTACTCCTTGCAGCGctcgtaaatattttatatcttttgCAACTGCAACGTTTCTGTGGCAAG GATATTCTTGTACCATTCTTTACACTGGTGTTGGTAAGACTGCatctatttgaaaataaagcaGAAATGCAGGGTGGAAACATGTTATCTGCGGTTCTAATATTGTGTAGCGTGGATCCTAAACTCGTTCGTAATCTCAGATGGGTCATGAGGATATGTAGAAAAGTTGTAGAAGAATTTTCAATCTATATCTTCAGCTTTATCGTCCTGCACAATGTGGCTTCATTGTATTAG
- the LOC124298043 gene encoding U6 snRNA-associated Sm-like protein LSm8 has protein sequence MASGLESYVNHTVSIITSDGRNFIGTLKGFDQTINLILDESHERVYSVTQGVEQVVLGLHIIRGDNVAIVGELDDEMDARIDLSAIRAEPLSSVAH, from the exons ATGGCCTCAGGACTTGAAAGTTACGTAAACC ATACTGTTTCAATAATAACTTCCGACGGTAGGAACTTTATC GGTACATTGAAAGGATTTGATCAGACAATCAATTTGATTCTCGATGAATCACATGAGCGTGTGTACAGCGTGACGCAAGGTGTCGAACAAGTTGTATTAGGTCTTCATATTATCAGAGGAGATAACGT AGCAATTGTTGGTGAGCTAGACGATGAGATGGATGCAAGAATTGATCTTTCAGCGATCCGAGCTGAACCACTTAGCTCTGTAGCgcattaa